Proteins encoded together in one Phaeodactylum tricornutum CCAP 1055/1 chromosome 25, whole genome shotgun sequence window:
- a CDS encoding predicted protein — protein MSLSTEFSAYLLQVTSHGASPLLPTSTKPTVTSTLRRRLDELLPVPDLSSTDLLLPQDDDFLAEHKPLDEILEQHERFGQAPSTAPTVVNDDTDKENRNPVFPEAREDIESGALDTWNSGIAVHVVAIGWLILSAAFMF, from the coding sequence ATGAGTCTTTCCACCGAATTTTCCGCTTACTTGTTGCAGGTCACATCGCACGGCGCTTCACCGCTGCTTCCGACATCTACTAAACCAACCGTGACCAGCACTTTACGTCGCCGCCTCGACGAGCTCCTTCCCGTCCCTGACCTTTCGTCCACGGATCTGTTGCTCCCCCAAGACGACGATTTTCTCGCAGAGCATAAACCGCTTGACGAGATTCTTGAACAACACGAAAGGTTTGGACAGGCCCCGTCGACTGCGCCAACGGTTGTGAACGATGACACTGACAAGGAGAACCGGAACCCCGTCTTTCCTGAAGCTCGAGAGGACATTGAAAGTGGCGCACTCGATACGTGGAATAGTGGTATCGCTGTTCATGTTGTTGCTATTGGATGGCTGATTCTTTCGGCCGCATTCATGTTCTAG
- a CDS encoding predicted protein — protein MAGQSLISRCQAFAPPPTVDTNDDWMPVDAYRQQHGIQFEYEPRHISPEVCRYLNETECAQEDKAARETYQRHLRTMESLRRRRLQTTPATSKGSFKAMVLLVQFADHQNRPLPSKEYFEELCNGAGTSTVNPIGSIKSYFSEQSQGLYDVDCEVFDWRTTTYTEADAAQGISGILSNANAQKFFHPVLDQIDAEKVASSGDFWLFFEGFDADGEDGMGDGFIDALVVIHSGFGAQVAEICDGVRRADRIWSQGRSTSEGFGWNPRNIEVGSYSIASAFERCSTDRPALMGVITHEWYGQIAFLFAEILSFFVGTNRLHTFGVPDLYGKNNFRFGGIGSFGMMSSPYGQTGDGSTPGSLVPWTRNRIGWLEYNEITTDGTYSVSGLQAYAIRDKFPADEFLVIECRFPSSFDSDFWGIGGIVFYHIDDKMGGQDRPGWPGQSGWPANGNHYQVAVLQADGRYDIEQDVNSGDIDDLWVDGMALRPNGGSGIFPNTDSYQGTPTVTGITIRIVSSPGKTMQFVVEGLASNPNQLSLPTPFPSGLPSHSPVIGIAATPFASPSQSNPYPLCTSSITENCFDQPTAAPKDSKPCVPGMGVVCSDGTSDPQTAPTIAPESSKDETTGQEDALTSSAPKLGDMLVLVVSAVTIVVTW, from the exons ATGGCCGGGCAAAGTCTGATCAGTAGATGCCAAGCCTTTGCTCCGCCTCCCACAGTTGACACGAATGATGACTGGATGCCAGTCGACGCCTATCGTCAACAACACGGTATTCAGTTCGAATACGAACCGAGGCACATCTCCCCCGAAGTTTGCCGGTACTTAAACGAAACAGAATGTGCTCAAGAAGACAAAGCTGCCAGGGAAACGTACCAGCGCCATTTGCGAACAATGGAAAGCCtccgacgaagacgtttACAGACTACCCCCGCAACCAGCAAGGGCTCGTTCAAGGCTATGGTACTTCTTGTCCAGTTTGCGGACCACCAAAACCGGCCCCTTCCCTCGAAAGAATACTTCGAAGAGCTCTGCAACGGTGCCGGAACGTCGACGGTCAACCCTATCGGTAGCATAAAGTCCTATTTTTCCGAACAATCGCAAGGCTTGTATGATGTTGATTGCGAAGTTTTTGATTGGCGCACCACAACGTATACCGAAGCGGACGCTGCACAAGGTATTAGCGGTATATTGAGCAACGCCAACGCCCAAAAGTTTTTCCACCCAGTATTGGATCAGATTGACGCAGAAAAAGTCGCCTCGAGTGGAGACTTTTGGTTATTTTTCGAAGGCTTCGATGCCGATGGCGAAGACGGTATGGGCGACGGCTTCATTGATGCATTGGTCGTGATTCATTCTGGTTTTGGAGCACAAGTGGCAGAAATTTGCGACGGTGTTCGACGTGCCGATCGGATCTGGTCACAGGGTCGCTCCACTTCGGAAGGCTTTGGTTGGAATCCACGCAATATTGAGGTCGGTTCCTACTCTATTGCCAGTGCATTCGAGCGTTGCAGTACAGACCGCCCAGCTTTGATGGGAGTCATTACTCACGAATGGTATGGTCAGATcgccttccttttcgcgGAAATTTTGTCATTCTTCGTTGGAACTAACCG GCTTCACACTTTCGGCGTACCAGACTTGTACGGAAAAAACAATTTTCGATTCGGTGGTATTGGGTCCTTTGGAATGATGTCATCCCCGTATGGCCAGACTGGCGACGGGTCCACGCCTGGATCGCTAGTACCATGGACTCGAAACCGCATTGGTTGGCTGGAATACAACGAAATTACGACGGATGGGACGTATTCAGTAAGTGGGCTGCAGGCGTACGCAATTCGTGATAAGTTCCCCGCAGATGAGTTTTTGGTGATCGAATGCCGGTTTCCAAGCTCTTTCGATTCAGACTTCTGGGGAATCGGTGGCATTGTATTTTATCATATCGACGATAAAATGGGAGGACAAGACCGCCCAGGCTGGCCCGGTCAATCTGGATGGCCTGCAAACGGCAACCACTACCAAGTAGCAGTACTACAGGCTGATGGACGTTACGACATCGAGCAAGATGTCAACAGTGGAGATATCGATGATCTGTGGGTGGATGGGATGGCTTTACGCCCAAATGGTGGGAGCGGTATTTTCCCTAATACCGATAGTTATCAGGGAACGCCAACGGTGACAGGGATCACAATCCGAATCGTGTCCAGCCCGGGGAAGACTATGCAGTTTGTTGTAGAAGGACTGGCATCCAATCCCAACCAATTATCACTTCCTACGCCCTTCCCAAGTGGCCTTCCTTCACACTCTCCGGTCATTGGGATTGCTGCTACTCCCTTCGCGTctccatcacagtcaaatccCTATCCACTCTGTACGTCGAGTATTACAGAAAATTGCTTTGATCAACCCACAGCAGCTCCGAAAGATTCCAAACCTTGTGTACCAGGCATGGGAGTGGTCTGTTCTGATGGTACTAGCGATCCACAAACGGCCCCGACTATAGCACCTGAAAGTTCCAAAGATGAAACAACAGGACAAGAAGATGCTTTGACTTCCAGTGCCCCAAAGCTTGGCGATATGCTTGTTCTGGTTGTCTCTGCTGTAACCATCGTGGTTACTTGGTAA
- the sUbc6 gene encoding predicted protein produces MQSSFLLCSLLLDASRISARCFEDPWGKLHGHLDISKMRRKAKSPSKNTASNKRSTSTLSRRSKKATLSSSLSRDQTTSIRRIQREWKDIVQQGIAFDWKRGRPYKFRGPQHVYLGPISNNLWIWHFSFMGLPHSVFEDGIYHGRVILPPNYPARPPRVQVWTPSGRFQTRFDICLSASNYHPESWTPSAWSVRTIVESLRLHMITAAHEIGGTNDSYEDRKEYAVQSRAWKVRVRPDVLIDHERMLKDGYFSSLIKTEESDEASLTENANGLEIGDSNTKAELNSVADPKLSIQASRTTGNLASTVVQPEQDYQAMSLLPSLPLGLIRVLTSPIRLAFMTFLVFFYVLNR; encoded by the exons ATGCAGTCTTCCTTTCTTCTGTGTTCTTTGCTTCTTGATGCTTCTCGAATTAGTGCCCGCTGTTTCGAAGACCCCTGGGGT AAATTGCATGGACATTTAGACATCTCTAAAATGCGTCGCAAAGCGAAATCCCCATCGAAAAACACCGCATCGAACAAAAGGAGCACTTCTACTCTATCAAGGCGGTCAAAAAAAGCAACCCTGTCGTCTTCGCTGTCTCGTGATCAGACTACTAGTATACGCCGCATTCAGCGTGAATGGAAGGATATTGTGCAACAAGGCATTGCTTTTGACTGGAAGCGAGGGCGCCCGTACAAATTTCGTGGTCCTCAGCACGTCTACCTGGGTCCAATCTCCAACAACTTATGGATTTGGCACTTTAGTTTCATGGGTCTACCCCACTCTGTATTCGAAGACGGCATCTACCACGGCCGTGTCATTTTGCCGCCTAACTACCCGGCCCGACCCCCACGTGTTCAAGTATGGACACCCTCCGGACGATTTCAAACCCGCTTCGATATTTGTTTGTCGGCCAGCAACTATCATCCCGAATCCTGGACTCCCTCCGCATGGAGCGTCCGTACAATTGTAGAGAGCTTGCGACTGCACATGATTACGGCGGCACACGAAATCGGCGGAACGAATGATTCGTACGAAGATCGCAAAGAGTATGCTGTCCAGTCAAGAGCTTGGAAAGTTCGCGTCCGGCCCGATGTACTGATTGATCACGAGCGGATGCTCAAGGACGGATACTTTTCAAGCCTGATAAAGACCGAGGAATCGGACGAGGCGTCCCTCACTGAGAATGCCAATGGTTTGGAGATAGGCGACTCGAATACAAAAGCCGAACTGAATTCTGTTGCCGATCCAAAATTGTCAATCCAGGCATCGAGGACGACCGGTAATTTGGCGTCAACAGTGGTTCAACCAGAGCAAGACTATCAAGCTATGTCGCTCTTGCCTTCCCTTCCACTAGGCTTGATCCGCGTTTTGACCAGCCCAATCCGATTAGCCTTCATGACGTTCCTAGTCTTCTTTTATGTACTTAATCGCTAG
- a CDS encoding predicted protein, which translates to MVRTRYTLIAWAVSTLRVSQSLAPPDPGFVGGGRSWQDVHEFRAMHNITFKYEPLHLQNEHCRYLTEAECQHDDEAYWQSKFRPQSSKERRLNPSIGTFRALVILVRFTDHASRQLPSPAYFDELFNGAKGSVNEVGSVREYMRFNSMGKYNVQFDVLDWENAENTESFYAEGKSGRVGNVRIQDMYGSVLDKLDRAGKINWFDYDIGGDPENPEWGDGLLDHIVVVHSGYGAEQLTQPSLLHLFCSYLDRIWSQGSASSNGGWRSLDGNLEIGGHTIASAFANPRCDRNNDFQLLIEPNTMGVFTHEYMHGFRMIDLYDNDGDSAPVRLGGVGHFDIMCNAYGWFRSGTIPGYASPYSKMIAQWLSPIEITMDGVYAVQPAEISSQIYMISTPYPAGEYLLIENRQPLKWDKDWPGRGIVIYHIDELAPRQTARGYPGGPGWPTDHYQVAVVQADGNFDLEKGENEGDEGDFWTRGMTLGADTNSQPNTAAYQSGNLRSTGISITILSDPGFIMNFQVEGLGGMRAPGQFWDDDESPLANSAPDSILPVSTDPGGGTGKTLAWIFSMIGGLSLVVGLIAILL; encoded by the exons ATGGTGCGTACTCGATATACATTGATAGCATGGGCTGTCTCAACTCTGCGAGTCTCGCAGTCCTTGGCTCCACCGGACCCCGGTTTTGTGGGTGGAGGTCGAAGTTGGCAAGACGTCCACGAGTTTCGAGCCATGCACAATATTACGTTCAAATACGAACCGTTACATCTACAAAACGAACATTGTCGCTATTTGACTGAAGCCGAATGCCAACACGACGATGAAGCTTACTGGCAATCAAAATTCAGACCCCAATCCTCTAAGGAACGACGACTGAACCCTTCAATTGGTACTTTCCGCGCTTTGGTTATTTTAGTACGATTCACAGACCACGCCAGCCGACAACTTCCCAGCCCTGCTTATTTCGATGAACTCTTTAACGGAGCTAAGGGCTCGGTCAATGAAGTGGGATCTGTACGAGAGTACATGCGATTCAATAGCATGGGAAAGTATAATGTTCAGTTCGATGTACTGGACTGGGAAAATGCGGAGAATACCGAATCGTTCTATGCCGAAGGGAAATCAGGCCGAGTAGGAAATGTTCGCATTCAAGATATGTACGGTTCGGTGTTGGACAAGTTGGACAGGGCAGGAAAAATCAATTGGTTTGACTATGATATTGGCGGTGACCCTGAAAATCCTGAGTGGGGCGACGGACTGCTTGATCATATAGTTGTTGTACACTCGGGTTACGGAGCAGAGCA GCTCACGCAGCCTTCTTTACTCCATTTGTTTT GTAGCTACCTCGATCGCATATGGTCACAAGGATCGGCAAGTAGTAACGGAGGATGGCGATCATTGGATGGTAATTTGGAAATTGGTGGGCATACGATCGCGTCAGCTTTTGCGAATCCGCGCTGCGACAGGAACAATGACTTTCAGCTTCTTATCGAACCGAACACAATGGGAGTCTTCACCCATGAATATATGCACGGCTTTCGAATGATCGACCTATACGACAACGACGGAGACAGCGCGCCAGTTAGGCTTGGAGGGGTGGGGCATTTCGACATCATGTGCAATGCCTATGGATGGTTTCGCTCTGGCACAATACCGGGCTATGCCAGCCCGTACAGCAAAATGATCGCTCAATGGCTCTCACCTATCGAAATCACTATGGATGGAGTGTACGCTGTCCAACCAGCAGAAATTTCCAGTCAAATTTACATGATCAGTACACCATATCCAGCGGGCGAGTATTTGCTAATTGAAAACCGGCAGCCGCTGAAATGGGATAAAGACTGGCCTGGACGAGGCATCGTAATATATCATATAGACGAGTTGGCTCCGCGACAAACTGCGCGAGGATACCCAGGAGGACCTGGATGGCCAACCGATCACTATCAAGTCGCGGTTGTCCAAGCGGACGGCAACTTTGACCtcgaaaaaggtgaaaatgAAGGAGACGAGGGCGATTTCTGGACGCGCGGCATGACATTAGGAGCCGACACGAACTCGCAGCCAAATACGGCAGCATACCAGAGCGGAAATCTCCGGTCAACTGGGATCTCTATCACTATCTTGTCCGATCCTGGTTTCATCATGAACTTTCAAGTCGAAGGGTTGGGCGGAATGCGAGCTCCTGGGCAATTCTGGGACGACGATGAGTCACCACTGGCGAACAGCGCCCCCGATTCTATTCTACCCGTGTCGACCGATCCTGGCGGTGGGACGGGCAAAACGCTGGCCTGGATTTTCTCAATGATTGGGGGACTATCGCTGGTTGTCGGTCTTATCGCAATACTACTATAG
- a CDS encoding predicted protein: protein MEHSHSGLGKLTLCTGGICICYLYYGILQERLFTGEERLGATFVLLTQCITNTVVAFIWHAIQDIFLQQNQQTPSSNIVGNRPLPQITLWTTSLCYVTAMTCSNEAIAYVSYPVAVLAKSCKLIPTMLVGQFVEKRLYSTMEWMAALCISAGIVLFNVNRMQQQLRHDILHDGSAAQYGTILLLISLSMDGLLSSCQNLLKNCGDRYQPPNAMETMLYVNGYAAVLLIPLSMYSQQWEVGIDSLFRQHGPMASNIAILNATAAIGQIFVFLTITWFSPIITTTITTTRKFFTILLSVWTFGHAFNASQWTAIGLVFAGLFLVIYVQRQKSRVDTAPAKSKHS, encoded by the exons ATGGAGCATTCCCATTCTGGACTCGGAAAGCTCACCCTTTGCACAGGTGGTATCTGCATTTGCTACTTGTACTATGGCATCTTACAGGAACGCCTCTTTACGGGTGAAGAACGCCTCGGAGCGACTTTTGTTTTGTTAACGCAATGTATCACCAACACGGTGGTGGCGTTCATATGGCATGCGATTCAGGATAtctttttgcagcaaaaccAGCAAACACCATCGAGTAACATTGTTGGCAATCGACCGTTGCCACAAATTACGTTATGGACGACTTCATTGTGTTACGTCACGGCCATGACGTGCAGCAATGAGGCAATTGCGTACGTATCATATCCTGTCGCTGTCTTGGCCAAATCATGTAAGCTCATTCCGACTATGCTAGTTGGACAATTCGTCGAAAAGCGACTGTATTCTACCATGGAATGGATGGCTGCCTTGTGTATATCGGCCGGTATTGTCCTTTTTAATGTCAATCGTATGCAGCAGCAATTGCGGCACGACATTCTGCACGACGGTAGCGCTGCGCAATACGGTACGATTTTACTGTTGATCAGTTTGAGCATGGACGGACTGTTGAGTTCATGTCAGAACCTCTTGAAAAACTGTGGAGATCGTTACCAACCGCCCAACGCGATGGAAACTATGCTCTATGTTAACGGATACGCTGCCGTCTTACTCATACCCTTGAGTATGTACAGTCAACAGTGGGAAGTAGGAATTGACTCTCTGTTTCGGCAACACGGTCCCATGGCTTCCAATATTGCTATTCTCAATGCGACTGCCGCAATCGGTCAGATATTTGTCTTTTTAACTATCACATG GTTTTCGCCGATCATTACAACAACGATTACTACAACCCGCAAATTCTTTACCATACTTTTATCAGTGTGGACATTTGGACACGCATTCAATGCTTCGCAATGGACCGCAATCGGTCTTGTCTTTGCGGGCCTTTTCCTGGTCATTTATGTACAGCGCCAAAAAAGTAGGGTAGATACCGCCCCCGCAAAATCTAAACATTCTTAA